One window of the Trifolium pratense cultivar HEN17-A07 linkage group LG2, ARS_RC_1.1, whole genome shotgun sequence genome contains the following:
- the LOC123903925 gene encoding TLC domain-containing protein 2-like yields MGKEMEEVGKRNTVELFFLSTLILWFASVSFQILLTNRTQLVYIIAGSFFYQSSNSLIRFFSTDPLFVNTSVSLIHSMVTSTSVIFILYRQWLSNGSSGMFDHSQLVEGTWPWAFEALCFSCGYFAYDQWDMLHYRLYNGWIPSILVHHLVLLICFTLALYRNVTINYLILTLICELHSIFLHVRKVRRMAGIRNARSIVVKLEWFLNWITFFVARCASHILITAKLIRDAHKFGKGVELPMALFGMAGMNFLNIGLGIDLFKAFKRERKPQQVNHHQHHE; encoded by the exons ATGGGGAAGGAGATGGAAGAGGTTGGAAAGCGGAACACAGTTGAGCTATTTTTCTTATCAACTCTCATTCTCTGGTTCGCCTCCGTTTCTTTCCAGATACTTCTCACAAACCGAACCCAACTTGTCTACATCATCGCCGGTTCCTTCTTCTACCAGTCTTCTAACTCCCTTATCCGTTTCTTCTCCACCGATCCTCTCTTCGTTAACACCTCCGTTTCTCTTATCCATTCCATGGTCACTTCCACTTCAG TGATCTTCATCTTGTACAGACAATGGTTAAGTAATGGGTCGAGCGGAATGTTTGATCACTCGCAGTTGGTTGAAGGTACTTGGCCATGGGCATTTGAAGCATTGTGTTTTTCATGTGGTTACTTTGCATATGATCAATGGGATATGCTTCATTACCGCTTATATAATGGTTGGATACCTTCTATACTTGTGCATCATCTGGTTCTCCTTATTTGCTTCACGCTTGCTTTGTATCGAAATGTCACCATCAACTATCTTATTCTCACTCTTATCTGTGAG CTGCATTCCATCTTTTTGCATGTCAGAAAGGTGAGACGAATGGCTGGGATTCGCAATGCAAGGAGCATTGTTGTTAAGCTAGAATGGTTTCTGAATTGGATCACCTTCTTTGTGGCAAGATGTGCATCTCATATTCTCATCACAGCCAAACTCATCAGGGATGCTCACAAATTTGGAAAGGGAGTGGAGTTACCAATGGCTCTGTTTGGCATGGCTGGGATGAATTTTCTGAACATTGGTCTCGGCATTGATCTCTTTAAAGCTTTTAAGAGAGAGAGGAAGCCTCAGCAGGttaatcatcatcaacatcatgaATGA